A single genomic interval of Alteromonas sp. BL110 harbors:
- a CDS encoding MBL fold metallo-hydrolase, which produces MKIEYVTNASFLFTFSDGTTVLTDPWYEDGIYHGLLFNYPPIHSKQRERYLNLKPDYLYISHIHGDHFNPFTLSHFDKGIPILIGKFPTPALSLALQQLGFTNIKECSFDEPWKLGENSVTIIKEFSGSSDDIVNETNIPVDSSIYLEDKNGYSVFFAVDNPMQIRHAEQIKTTFGKLDAAILAYSGASIYPFVFSHYSDDEKKARVEQLKSSRLKKFCQLAEIIDADFSIPAAGSFVIGGTGYKYAQYQHQACPSEIKSAWHQHKLEESKLAMLSTGDVLDLSSRSTSLSPLALDRDFTQQDRIDYAKSLKNFPCELHSIAWPEGLMMPINSLLFKARANVWRAQEKLSTYPDTDVFLHIEPVEMLPAGLKSPIYAKISMDSERVKIDTIFEPTKDKPYIVFSMTTQVLIALLLGGTFWNVAEYHMTIERVPDQFDPTLRSLMAYFKL; this is translated from the coding sequence ATGAAGATTGAATACGTAACCAATGCTAGCTTTTTGTTTACTTTCAGTGATGGGACTACCGTTCTTACTGACCCATGGTATGAAGACGGTATTTATCATGGACTTCTATTTAATTATCCTCCTATTCATAGCAAGCAGCGAGAACGCTACCTTAATTTAAAGCCCGATTATTTATATATCAGCCACATACATGGTGACCACTTTAATCCTTTTACGCTCTCCCACTTTGATAAAGGTATTCCGATACTTATCGGCAAGTTTCCCACTCCCGCACTTAGTCTAGCTTTACAGCAATTAGGGTTTACCAATATAAAAGAATGTTCCTTTGATGAACCTTGGAAGTTGGGTGAAAACAGTGTCACGATCATAAAGGAATTCTCTGGGTCGTCCGATGACATTGTTAATGAAACTAACATACCTGTAGATTCTTCTATATATCTAGAGGACAAAAACGGCTACAGCGTGTTTTTCGCCGTTGATAATCCAATGCAAATAAGACACGCTGAGCAGATTAAAACGACGTTCGGCAAGCTTGATGCTGCTATTCTTGCGTATAGTGGTGCTAGTATTTACCCCTTCGTTTTTTCTCACTATTCTGATGATGAGAAAAAAGCTCGCGTAGAGCAGTTAAAGTCATCTCGATTGAAGAAATTCTGTCAGCTAGCTGAAATCATCGATGCCGATTTTAGCATTCCAGCAGCAGGCTCTTTTGTGATAGGTGGCACAGGTTATAAATATGCGCAGTATCAACACCAAGCATGCCCCTCTGAAATAAAGTCAGCTTGGCATCAGCACAAACTTGAAGAATCTAAACTGGCTATGTTATCAACTGGAGACGTGCTCGACTTATCTTCGCGTTCAACATCGCTCTCACCACTTGCTCTTGATAGAGACTTTACTCAGCAAGATAGGATAGATTACGCAAAATCGCTTAAAAATTTCCCTTGCGAGCTTCACAGTATAGCTTGGCCTGAGGGGCTAATGATGCCCATTAACAGCTTGTTATTTAAAGCTAGAGCAAACGTTTGGCGTGCTCAAGAGAAATTATCTACGTACCCAGACACTGATGTGTTTTTGCATATTGAGCCAGTAGAGATGCTACCAGCTGGGTTAAAGAGCCCAATCTACGCCAAGATAAGCATGGACAGTGAGCGAGTTAAGATAGACACAATTTTTGAACCTACAAAAGACAAACCCTATATTGTGTTCTCGATGACGACCCAAGTGCTTATCGCTCTGCTTTTAGGCGGAACGTTCTGGAACGTGGCTGAATACCACATGACTATTGAACGGGTTCCCGACCAGTTCGACCCAACGTTACGAAGTCTAATGGC
- a CDS encoding class I SAM-dependent methyltransferase, whose product MAHSGNVVISGDGYDVIDCKTCRFKHVTPLPDKQENENLYRDSHYDDGERDRLNYYERDRDWWLMSYRDVLGEIAQFVSPSDNNTLVDIGCGAGLFLEAAQGEGWNSVGVEISTIAAKHCREKGLSIVNSSFDADLDDLPKNIEVVHMRNILEHVPDPFSLIKVAYDKLASGGILVVGVPNDFNPLQEGLRKTQDYKPWWVSVPHHLNYFDFDSLEELVEKCGFKPVSRFSSFPLDLFLTMGDNYIETPSVGRECHLKRVNFEWFMENAGLSNLRQDIYRAFSNLNLGREAIVIARKP is encoded by the coding sequence ATGGCACATTCAGGAAACGTCGTTATTTCAGGCGATGGTTATGATGTTATCGATTGCAAAACGTGCAGATTCAAGCATGTAACGCCACTTCCAGACAAACAAGAAAATGAAAACCTTTATCGAGATAGTCACTATGACGACGGTGAACGCGATAGGCTAAACTATTATGAGCGAGATCGAGATTGGTGGCTTATGAGCTATCGAGATGTTCTCGGTGAAATCGCACAATTTGTTTCGCCTAGTGATAACAATACATTAGTAGATATTGGATGCGGTGCAGGGCTTTTTTTGGAAGCTGCTCAAGGTGAAGGGTGGAATTCTGTTGGTGTAGAAATAAGCACTATCGCGGCAAAACATTGCCGTGAAAAAGGTCTGTCTATCGTCAATAGTAGTTTTGATGCGGACCTAGATGACCTTCCTAAAAATATTGAGGTTGTTCACATGCGGAATATTCTTGAACATGTGCCTGACCCCTTTTCGCTTATCAAAGTAGCGTACGACAAACTTGCTAGTGGTGGAATACTCGTTGTGGGTGTACCCAACGACTTCAATCCACTTCAAGAAGGCCTAAGAAAAACGCAAGACTACAAGCCATGGTGGGTTTCAGTTCCACATCACTTGAATTACTTTGACTTCGACTCACTTGAAGAACTTGTAGAAAAATGCGGTTTCAAGCCAGTGAGTCGTTTTTCAAGTTTTCCTCTGGACCTATTCCTAACAATGGGCGATAACTATATCGAAACACCCAGCGTCGGCCGCGAATGCCATCTTAAAAGGGTTAATTTTGAATGGTTCATGGAAAATGCAGGGTTGAGCAACTTACGCCAAGATATATATCGGGCTTTTTCTAACCTAAATTTGGGTAGAGAAGCCATTGTTATTGCTCGAAAGCCTTAG
- a CDS encoding GyrI-like domain-containing protein: MEIRRLAKPIDIGGFSVETNNEVEFSQNGKIPGLWQRFDNTIPVDYLGGERVYGVYFNYESDHAGNFTVLAGYDGKKVPENAEVENITIPQGKYLVFTKQGEMPQIAIDAWTDVWKYFTEENAEYERTFTVDFEHYVNGNHIDVYIAIN; this comes from the coding sequence ATGGAAATACGGCGCCTTGCCAAACCGATAGACATTGGCGGTTTTTCGGTGGAAACGAACAACGAAGTCGAGTTTTCTCAAAACGGAAAGATTCCTGGGCTATGGCAACGCTTCGACAACACCATACCTGTAGATTATTTGGGCGGCGAGCGCGTGTATGGGGTGTACTTTAACTATGAGAGTGATCATGCTGGCAACTTTACAGTGCTTGCAGGCTATGATGGTAAGAAAGTGCCAGAAAATGCAGAAGTCGAAAACATCACGATTCCACAAGGAAAGTATCTCGTTTTTACTAAACAAGGGGAAATGCCGCAAATCGCTATTGATGCATGGACCGATGTTTGGAAATACTTTACCGAAGAAAACGCAGAGTATGAAAGGACATTCACGGTGGATTTTGAGCACTATGTAAACGGCAATCACATTGATGTATACATAGCGATAAATTAG
- a CDS encoding DUF3500 domain-containing protein produces the protein MNTTNRCKLTSAILAIVIALSPNAFSQDHPKGPHPDGPPPPRPDTPETLAIKARMGDTSTLMGDISVPTSTKECENNDHITSLICLTSLLKSTLSEDALSHVQTEYSVEQAKSWSNLPAGAFPERPGIFLGELSIEQRGIVKAILKEAASETMDEGFDEMVQTLNADDYIGTISTDYKAAYSSYNGKLAFLGEPTKDGLWELYYGGHHFAFSNTYDNGKLISATPSFRGIEPFPSFEMNGRENKPLLQERDAFAKLLTSLTNDQQEKATLKGTYRDIIAGPQADDAIPDIQEGLAVSALSQAQVTLLKEAIYTYVGDIHETEAKEYMEKYSNDFDSMVIGFSGTTALNSEDDYVRVHGPALWIEFSMQSNKSTNKPGNHPHSVWRDRQTDYGGQDQ, from the coding sequence ATGAATACTACTAATCGATGTAAACTCACTAGCGCTATACTTGCTATCGTCATTGCTTTGTCGCCTAATGCATTTTCTCAGGACCATCCAAAAGGCCCACACCCTGACGGTCCACCGCCTCCTCGTCCTGACACACCTGAGACCTTGGCCATAAAAGCTCGAATGGGCGATACAAGTACGCTTATGGGCGATATTAGTGTTCCCACTTCAACAAAAGAGTGTGAGAATAATGACCATATTACATCGCTGATATGTCTTACCTCGCTACTAAAATCAACATTATCTGAAGACGCGTTATCCCACGTACAAACTGAATATTCCGTGGAACAAGCGAAAAGCTGGAGTAATCTACCAGCCGGAGCTTTTCCCGAGCGCCCCGGGATATTTCTTGGTGAACTCTCCATCGAACAAAGGGGTATTGTTAAAGCGATTTTGAAAGAGGCCGCTAGCGAAACCATGGATGAAGGTTTTGATGAGATGGTGCAAACCCTTAATGCCGATGACTACATCGGCACTATTAGCACTGACTATAAGGCGGCGTATTCATCCTACAACGGTAAGCTCGCTTTTTTAGGTGAGCCGACTAAAGATGGGCTGTGGGAGTTATATTATGGTGGTCACCATTTCGCCTTTTCAAATACTTATGATAACGGAAAGCTTATAAGCGCAACGCCGTCTTTCCGAGGAATTGAACCCTTTCCCTCATTTGAAATGAACGGACGTGAAAATAAACCGCTTTTACAAGAACGCGATGCGTTTGCAAAATTGCTGACTTCACTCACTAACGATCAGCAAGAAAAAGCTACGTTAAAAGGGACTTACAGAGATATTATCGCTGGCCCGCAGGCTGATGACGCTATTCCTGATATTCAAGAGGGGTTAGCGGTATCCGCTTTATCTCAGGCACAAGTCACCTTATTAAAAGAAGCCATTTATACCTATGTCGGAGATATCCATGAAACCGAGGCTAAAGAGTACATGGAGAAATACTCGAATGACTTTGATAGTATGGTTATTGGCTTTTCTGGTACGACGGCGCTGAATTCTGAGGATGATTATGTGCGCGTTCACGGCCCTGCCCTATGGATAGAATTCTCAATGCAGTCTAATAAGTCTACAAATAAACCAGGTAACCACCCTCACTCAGTTTGGCGTGACAGACAAACCGATTATGGTGGGCAAGACCAGTGA
- a CDS encoding YHYH protein, whose translation MQKPIFLARPLITMALVGALAACGGTDDDSLFVDADSSTDSGADSGNTGNTGTDSTADACDNPATTLPAIFLEFNASPNVTAVLSSDGCTVTVEANGKPNHTSSYWDSGNESGLYVEPEDADLFDQQRSPGDIEDYINLFQLTVPVNPELADSSSATPLGAIGIATSGAPIFNDSEGNGDVSLGVIQGFDRNGAHTGPQTYHYHLEPKAITYDDDSLVGIMSDGFFIYGRRCYSSADYPTDLDASNGHEGITQFTDPANEDGEYHYHVSAEQYLNGDYYLIFPGDFQGTPNGVN comes from the coding sequence ATGCAAAAGCCTATTTTCCTGGCGCGTCCATTAATCACGATGGCATTGGTTGGGGCGCTCGCCGCTTGCGGGGGCACCGACGACGATAGTTTGTTTGTCGATGCCGATTCATCTACAGACAGCGGGGCAGATTCAGGCAATACGGGTAATACAGGTACCGATAGTACTGCTGACGCGTGCGATAATCCGGCAACAACTTTACCCGCCATTTTCCTAGAATTTAACGCGTCACCAAATGTGACTGCTGTACTTTCCTCAGACGGTTGTACTGTAACAGTTGAAGCAAATGGTAAGCCTAACCACACTTCTTCCTACTGGGACTCAGGGAATGAAAGCGGCCTTTATGTAGAGCCTGAAGACGCAGATTTATTTGACCAACAGCGCTCACCTGGTGATATTGAGGACTATATAAATTTGTTTCAACTTACGGTACCCGTAAACCCTGAGTTAGCGGATTCCTCTTCTGCTACCCCATTAGGTGCAATAGGTATTGCGACCAGTGGTGCGCCTATTTTTAATGACTCTGAAGGTAACGGTGATGTTTCGCTAGGTGTAATTCAAGGTTTTGATAGAAACGGGGCACATACAGGCCCACAAACCTATCATTATCACCTTGAACCTAAAGCCATTACTTATGACGACGACAGCTTGGTAGGTATTATGTCCGACGGCTTCTTTATTTATGGTAGACGTTGTTATTCAAGCGCCGACTATCCCACCGATCTCGATGCATCAAATGGCCATGAGGGTATCACTCAATTTACCGACCCGGCAAATGAGGACGGCGAGTATCATTACCATGTCTCAGCAGAGCAATACCTAAACGGCGATTATTACCTTATTTTTCCAGGCGATTTTCAGGGTACGCCAAACGGAGTGAATTAA
- a CDS encoding toxin-antitoxin system YwqK family antitoxin: MKYLIALIIGGVVLSAVVSLKAFFHGNELQPVSNSDITISREGLRTFQGKPFTGEVVTRYPDGAIGAREQFKNGRRHGETKKWFSNGVLAFRATFNDAKREGEAISWWANGILRSKRYFENGKVEGVAMEWYRSGEKFKRFNFKRGQPNGLQQAWRQNGKLFSNFEYKNGRIFGLRKANNCVGLEDEEISIDYYRLQSAGL; the protein is encoded by the coding sequence ATGAAGTATTTAATCGCTTTAATCATAGGGGGGGTTGTATTAAGCGCGGTCGTGTCTTTAAAGGCCTTTTTTCATGGGAACGAATTGCAGCCTGTATCCAATAGCGACATTACGATAAGTCGAGAAGGTCTTCGTACATTCCAAGGAAAGCCTTTTACTGGAGAAGTTGTCACACGATACCCCGACGGTGCTATTGGAGCTCGTGAGCAGTTTAAAAACGGTCGACGCCACGGTGAAACCAAGAAATGGTTTAGCAATGGTGTACTTGCGTTTCGCGCTACATTTAACGATGCAAAGCGGGAAGGGGAAGCAATAAGCTGGTGGGCCAACGGCATTTTACGTTCCAAGCGATATTTTGAAAACGGAAAGGTTGAAGGTGTTGCTATGGAATGGTATCGCAGTGGCGAAAAGTTCAAGCGTTTTAACTTCAAGAGAGGGCAGCCAAACGGGCTACAGCAAGCGTGGCGTCAAAACGGCAAGCTCTTTAGTAATTTTGAATACAAAAATGGTCGAATATTCGGCTTAAGAAAAGCAAATAACTGTGTTGGATTAGAAGATGAAGAAATTTCTATTGATTACTATCGCCTGCAATCTGCTGGTCTGTAG
- a CDS encoding SCO family protein, translating into MKKFLLITIACNLLVCSGFSQAEKPDVLTEKNNSANVEELPYYQDASFSPYWLSEGEVDLTSFHSIPAFSFTDQSGNTISDKDLDNKIYVAGFFFSTCPGICPTVRSKLIRVQETFKGNDNVRIVQHSIRPSTDTIEVLQAYANKNKINNEQWYLLTGDKDEIYTIAKQAYFASEDLGNVQKNKDFLHTESLLLIDKNKHIRGIYNGLNAASVQYLIKDIKTLQKEKS; encoded by the coding sequence ATGAAGAAATTTCTATTGATTACTATCGCCTGCAATCTGCTGGTCTGTAGCGGTTTTTCCCAAGCTGAAAAGCCCGACGTATTGACCGAAAAGAACAACAGCGCCAATGTTGAAGAGTTGCCATACTACCAAGATGCCTCATTTTCGCCTTATTGGTTATCAGAGGGTGAAGTAGACTTAACCTCTTTTCACAGTATTCCAGCCTTTAGCTTTACCGACCAAAGCGGTAACACAATTAGTGACAAGGATCTCGACAACAAAATTTACGTCGCGGGTTTTTTCTTCAGCACGTGCCCAGGTATTTGCCCCACAGTGCGTTCGAAACTTATACGAGTACAAGAAACGTTTAAAGGAAATGATAACGTAAGAATAGTTCAGCATTCGATAAGACCTTCAACAGATACTATCGAAGTGCTGCAAGCCTATGCCAATAAAAACAAAATAAATAACGAGCAGTGGTATTTGCTAACCGGCGACAAAGACGAAATTTATACTATTGCAAAACAAGCTTACTTCGCCAGTGAAGACCTAGGAAACGTACAAAAGAACAAAGACTTTTTGCATACAGAAAGCCTGTTACTTATCGATAAAAACAAACACATTCGAGGAATATACAATGGTTTGAATGCCGCCTCCGTTCAGTACCTGATAAAAGACATCAAGACACTGCAGAAAGAGAAGTCGTAA
- a CDS encoding TonB-dependent receptor domain-containing protein, whose protein sequence is MKNIATAVRLALAGSVALTSGNVIAQDSTTESADVEKIQVTGSRISRQGAIAPSPVTAISGESLLNSGAMNIGEVLNELPSLANTFSLGNSSQFIGTAGLNILDLRGMGTDRTLVLVDGKRHVSSSAGTAAVDTNTIPTSWIERVEIVTGGASAVYGADAVTGVVNFILKKNIEGFDISATQGFAQENGYKNDKYQASYGFNFDNDRGNIAFAAEYSSQESLDALDNPWTATPYRNMSFESIMGYERSEDQLDSTAYPDDIYTANAGYYVINNAGVFGDGTKTFNADGSIKDIYIGDQVDGVFCANCDSFNLRQFTQLQPEFDRTNLNVKGNYELNDDTTVYAQAKYARTRAISMAQPAFFFYSDETTITRNNAFLDDSVAQYMDENDLDSIVLNRMMTDLGVRTEADERETYRYVLGVEGYINDEWNYEAFVNYGKTELERENRNNLILQNFYNAIDAVTDDNTGEIVCASGSEDGCVPLNIMGYGQATQEAIDYVNTTSIGTSKIEQYNAGATIANSGIYELPAGYIGFAAGVEYRKEKSEIDEPENAAGTFFNALGEDKGEYDVSEVFTEVTIPLLEGLPGVDMLTFDTAARIANYSSIGNAKSWKLGLDWQVFEDLRVRATKSSALRAPNISELYGEASQTFFNVDDPCRTNNLENLANADQRIANCAALGVPADFNSDYDAATLEGVNGGNIDLQAEQSISKTLGLVYTPAWFEGFTATVDYWEIELTDAITNIDGQTILDRCVDSETGIDNPYCGLIDRDSETGEITEIRSYALNIAGQEAKGVDFELGYDFDALEGAFRTSLIATYLKDRKEFPFQDNPELFYQNAGTAGESDWQGVFTVNYSRGDWEASWKTRYIERASIYDNQELALNPNPSNRMELPSYAVTDVTAGYNFKNGVSLTVGIDNLFNRALPTGTTGTGSTDAAYDNIGRFGYVTVAYKM, encoded by the coding sequence ATGAAAAATATAGCAACTGCAGTAAGGTTAGCTCTAGCGGGAAGTGTCGCTCTGACATCTGGCAACGTAATAGCGCAGGACTCAACTACTGAAAGCGCGGATGTTGAAAAAATTCAAGTTACGGGTTCACGTATTTCTCGTCAGGGCGCAATTGCGCCTTCTCCAGTTACCGCTATTTCTGGCGAGTCGCTACTTAACTCTGGCGCGATGAACATTGGTGAAGTGCTTAACGAGCTGCCTTCATTAGCGAATACGTTCTCGCTAGGTAACTCAAGTCAATTCATCGGTACTGCGGGTTTAAACATTCTAGACCTTCGCGGTATGGGCACCGACCGCACGCTTGTTTTGGTTGACGGCAAGCGCCATGTATCTTCATCAGCGGGAACCGCTGCGGTTGATACTAATACCATCCCTACTTCATGGATTGAGCGCGTAGAAATCGTAACAGGCGGTGCATCTGCCGTATACGGTGCTGACGCTGTGACCGGTGTGGTTAACTTCATTCTTAAAAAGAATATTGAAGGGTTTGATATTAGCGCAACGCAAGGCTTTGCGCAGGAAAATGGCTATAAAAACGATAAGTACCAAGCGTCTTATGGTTTTAACTTTGACAACGACCGCGGCAACATCGCTTTTGCAGCTGAATACAGCTCTCAAGAGTCGCTAGATGCCTTGGACAACCCTTGGACTGCTACACCCTATCGCAACATGAGCTTTGAAAGCATCATGGGTTACGAGCGCAGTGAAGATCAGCTAGATTCAACGGCATACCCGGATGATATTTACACCGCTAACGCAGGTTACTACGTAATAAACAATGCGGGTGTATTCGGCGATGGCACAAAAACCTTCAATGCAGACGGTTCAATTAAAGACATTTACATTGGCGACCAAGTAGATGGCGTTTTCTGCGCAAACTGTGACTCTTTCAACCTTCGCCAGTTCACACAGCTACAGCCAGAATTTGACCGTACTAACCTAAACGTTAAAGGTAACTACGAGCTTAATGACGACACTACAGTTTATGCGCAAGCTAAGTACGCACGCACACGTGCTATTTCTATGGCGCAACCAGCGTTCTTTTTCTACAGCGACGAAACAACTATAACGCGCAACAATGCATTCCTAGATGACAGTGTTGCTCAGTACATGGACGAAAACGATCTTGATAGTATCGTGCTAAACCGCATGATGACCGATTTAGGTGTTCGTACGGAAGCTGACGAGCGTGAAACCTATCGTTACGTGTTAGGTGTAGAAGGCTATATCAATGATGAATGGAACTACGAAGCGTTTGTAAACTACGGTAAAACAGAGCTTGAGCGTGAAAACCGCAATAACCTGATTTTGCAAAACTTCTACAACGCAATAGATGCTGTCACAGACGACAATACCGGCGAGATCGTTTGTGCATCAGGTAGTGAAGATGGCTGTGTGCCACTTAACATCATGGGTTATGGTCAAGCCACACAAGAAGCTATCGACTATGTGAATACCACATCTATAGGTACTAGCAAAATTGAGCAGTATAATGCTGGTGCAACTATCGCTAACTCGGGTATCTACGAGCTGCCAGCGGGCTATATAGGTTTCGCCGCAGGTGTTGAATACCGCAAAGAGAAAAGTGAAATTGATGAGCCTGAAAACGCTGCAGGAACCTTCTTCAATGCGCTAGGAGAAGACAAGGGTGAATACGACGTTTCTGAGGTATTTACCGAAGTAACTATCCCGCTTCTTGAAGGCCTGCCAGGTGTAGACATGCTTACGTTCGACACAGCCGCGCGTATTGCTAACTATTCATCTATTGGTAACGCGAAAAGCTGGAAGCTTGGTTTAGATTGGCAAGTTTTCGAAGACTTGCGTGTTAGAGCAACTAAGTCATCTGCCCTTCGCGCACCGAATATTAGCGAACTTTACGGTGAAGCCAGCCAGACTTTCTTCAACGTTGACGACCCATGCCGTACAAATAACCTGGAAAACCTAGCTAATGCCGACCAGCGTATCGCTAACTGCGCAGCACTTGGCGTTCCGGCAGACTTCAACTCTGACTACGACGCGGCTACTTTGGAAGGCGTAAACGGTGGTAACATCGACCTTCAAGCAGAACAGTCTATCTCTAAAACTTTAGGTTTAGTCTACACACCAGCTTGGTTTGAAGGCTTTACTGCGACAGTCGATTACTGGGAAATTGAACTTACTGACGCGATAACCAACATTGATGGTCAAACTATACTAGACCGTTGTGTAGACTCAGAAACAGGGATCGATAACCCATACTGTGGCCTTATCGACCGTGACTCTGAAACAGGCGAAATTACTGAAATTCGCAGCTATGCGCTGAACATTGCTGGTCAAGAAGCAAAAGGTGTAGATTTCGAGTTAGGTTACGATTTTGATGCACTAGAAGGTGCTTTCCGTACAAGCCTAATTGCGACTTACCTAAAAGATCGTAAAGAATTCCCATTCCAGGACAACCCAGAGCTATTTTATCAAAACGCCGGCACTGCGGGTGAGTCTGATTGGCAAGGTGTATTCACGGTTAACTACAGCCGTGGCGATTGGGAAGCAAGCTGGAAAACGCGCTACATTGAGCGCGCAAGCATTTACGACAACCAAGAGCTAGCGCTAAACCCTAACCCAAGTAACCGTATGGAACTGCCTTCATACGCAGTAACTGATGTAACTGCGGGTTACAACTTTAAAAATGGTGTAAGTCTAACTGTGGGCATTGATAACCTGTTTAACCGCGCACTACCTACAGGTACAACAGGTACTGGCTCAACGGATGCTGCATATGACAACATCGGGCGCTTTGGCTATGTAACCGTAGCGTACAAAATGTAA
- a CDS encoding methionine synthase — protein sequence MKKLLPTSIAGSLPKPSWLAEPETLWSPWKLEGETLGEGKKDALRISLQEQTISGIDIVCDGEQTRQHFVTTFIEHLDGVDFENRKTVRIRNRYDASVPVVTQAVRRPKSVFVEDAKFLRSQTDQPIKWALPGPMTMVDTLYDDHYKSREKLAWEFAKILNQEAKELEAAGVDIIQFDEPSFNVFFDEVNEWGIAALERAIEGLKCETAVHICYGYGIKANTDWKKTLGSEWRQYEESFPKLAKSNIDMVSLECHNSHVPIELISLLKGKKVMVGAIDVATDTIETPEEVAATLREALKYVDADKLYPCTNCGMAPLSRDVARGKLEALSAGAAIVRQELTQKISA from the coding sequence ATGAAAAAACTACTCCCCACCTCTATTGCCGGCAGCCTCCCAAAACCATCGTGGCTTGCTGAGCCTGAAACCCTGTGGTCGCCGTGGAAGCTAGAAGGCGAAACATTAGGAGAAGGCAAAAAAGACGCACTGCGCATTTCGCTTCAGGAACAAACTATATCAGGCATTGATATTGTGTGTGACGGTGAGCAAACCCGTCAGCATTTTGTAACCACGTTTATTGAACATCTTGACGGCGTTGATTTTGAAAACCGTAAAACTGTGCGTATTCGCAATCGTTACGACGCCAGCGTACCTGTCGTAACACAAGCAGTTAGACGACCCAAATCGGTGTTCGTTGAAGATGCTAAATTTTTACGAAGCCAAACTGATCAGCCTATAAAATGGGCGTTACCTGGTCCAATGACAATGGTCGATACCTTATACGACGACCACTATAAAAGCCGCGAAAAGCTCGCGTGGGAATTTGCAAAAATTCTAAACCAAGAAGCGAAAGAGCTCGAGGCCGCTGGCGTAGATATTATTCAGTTCGACGAACCTTCATTTAACGTATTCTTTGATGAAGTGAACGAATGGGGAATTGCTGCGCTAGAGCGCGCTATTGAAGGGCTAAAATGTGAAACTGCGGTACACATTTGCTACGGTTACGGTATTAAAGCGAATACCGACTGGAAGAAAACGCTAGGCTCAGAATGGCGTCAATATGAAGAAAGCTTCCCAAAGCTAGCGAAATCGAACATCGATATGGTGTCATTGGAATGCCACAACTCCCATGTTCCTATCGAACTCATATCCTTGCTAAAAGGAAAGAAAGTGATGGTTGGTGCCATTGATGTTGCCACCGATACCATAGAAACCCCAGAAGAAGTGGCCGCTACTTTGCGCGAAGCTTTGAAGTACGTAGACGCAGATAAGCTCTACCCTTGTACCAATTGTGGTATGGCCCCCCTTTCACGAGATGTTGCACGAGGGAAACTTGAAGCACTTAGCGCTGGTGCTGCGATAGTAAGACAAGAATTAACGCAAAAGATCAGTGCATAG